The Desmospora activa DSM 45169 genome contains the following window.
CTCCTGAACGACGTTTCTCTTTATCCGTCTTGATTTTATCCATATATGGATTCTTTTTTTCACCCATTTACCTTCACTCCAATTCTATCCATCAATTCCATAACAACTTCTGAATAAGGCTCAGCTGATTTCTGAGTTTCAGGGTTGTTTAAGAAGCCGCCAATTGTAAAACGCTCATGTGCTGCAAGATATCTGATCTGTGTTTGAAGTACAAGATCTCCATACTCTTTTTTTACGGTATGCATATAAGCCTGTACATCATTTCTTTGTGCTCCAACCATCGTTGGTAAGATCCCAATAACTTTCAAGTCTGGATTGGCTTCCTCCTGAGCCGTCTCAACCGATTCAAAAAAACGATCAAGAGCATGGTCGCAAAAATTTGCCGGTTTGAACATAACCAGAACGTAATCAGACGCCACAAGGCAGTTAGCTAATTTGGCATCTGGGCTGGGGGCAGCATCAACAAGGATAAAATCATACTCGTTACGTACTGGTGCCAGTGTTTCCTTTAAAACCATATACCTATCTGGCTTCGGCATGGTGTAAAGTGTTTCATGAATCCCCGTTAAGTGATCATTTGAGGGAATAAAATGCAGATTATCGGTAACTTTCTTGATATACGGTCTGGCATCCTTTTTCCACATTGCCTCAAGAAGTGTCTCTCCGTCAAAAACAACAGCCGCCTCTTGTGCTAATGCCTCCGTAAAATCTGATTGTGGATCCATATCCACACAGAGAACTTTGTGAAACTGACTAATTAGATAAGCACACATGATACTTGTTGTTGTCTTTCCAACTCCACCCTTTTGATTAGCCACACATATTACATGACTCATCTCCTAAATCCCCCCTACCTAACAAAATTCCTAATTGAACATTAACAAATATTTTCATCATCAGGGAGCGGAAACCCTTTCCAATTATAGCAACAGAATCGGTAGTGAAAAGTAGCATATAATTTGTTATTGACTACTAAAAATGATTCATAATATAATAAATTTAGATAAAGAGAGGGGTGGCCAACAATGAATTACTACACACCAGAAGAGGTTGCCGAAAAGCTAAAAATTAAAAATACCGAAACTATACGAAGGTACCTTCGCAGGGGAAAACTTCGAGGAGCAAAACTGGGAAAACATTGGCGGATCTCTGAAAAACAGTTAGAGGAATTTTTTGAAAGGCAGTCTGAAGAAAGTCAGACAATTGCGGGTAAAAATTAAGCCCTCTCGGTTCGAGTTTGGGAGCTCACCGAAAGGGCTAAACAACACACAACCTAAGCAAAAGGGAACTTAGGTCGCTATATAATATTCACTCAACCCTATTGTATCACCTCTTATCTCAAAAACAATAGGGTAATTATGGAAACGGCGACCTCTTCCTCCTTTGCTTGGGCGAAAAAAGGGAGAGGATTGTAGATGAAAACTAATTTCACTCAAGCAGAATTAAACATGAGGGCGAAAGCATACCATGACAATCACTTTAATCATGTTCACCACTCCTATATTGACATCACTGGCGATCTCGTTACAGGAACGTTGCTTAGTCGAATTGTCTTTTGGTTCTCTCCAAACAAGGAAGGAAAATCCAAACTACGAGTTTTTAAAGACGGCCATTACTGGTTGGCGAAAAACCGAACAGATTGGTGGGACGAAATAAGAATCACACCGAAACAGTACGACCGGGCGATCAAAATTCTGCAACAGAAAAATCTGATCGTTAAAAAGATATACAAATTTGACAAAGACCCTACCACTCATATTCGACTGAATTACGAGCAGTTGGAGATTGAGGTGAATAAATGGCTCAAGGATGTCAAGCAAATGATTGTTGATGGGGAGATTGATAAGAAGGGTAGAAAAACGAATTTCCCCAAAGGTAAAAAACCAGACGTATCAAGGGATAAAGTGGATTATCCAGAGGAGAATGCTCCAAACAAAGAGGCTGAACCTCAGGAAAATCAAGGGGAAGCGCCGAACCCCTTGGGAAATCTGGTTTTCCCCCAAAAGGGAAAAACGAATTCCCCTGATGGGGAAGAAGGAAATTCCCTTTTGGGGGAAAACGAATTTGACCAAACGGGAAAATCTTTAACAGGGAATACTAACAGGAAAGACATACAGGGAGAACTTACAGAGAGAACTATACAACAACAAGAAAACGACATGGACGTTGTTGTTGTAAAAGAATTAATCCAAGCCCTCTTTAATCAACAGTATTCAAACGAGATGATTAAAAAGTTGATCGAATTATCAAAGATTCATAATAGAGACCTTGAGGAAGCTATTCATAAATCGGTTGAGGTAATCGTTGCAAAACAAGAAGCTGGCGAAAAGCTGACAAATCCCTACGGGATTATAGTGTGGGAACTAAAAAATAGTTGGGATTTAAGTGCTATTACAGCAAAATCAATGAAAAGTCAAAGGTATACTGAAAATAGAGATATTAACTTTGAACCATATGATTGGACAGCCAGCCAAGATTAACCGAGTGATGTCCACCAGTTACGAACACCACTAGCACCATCCTCCCCTCAGCCTCTCTTTTTGTAGAGAGCAGGGGGATTTTCCGTTTAAAAGATTTAGTCTGTGAAAAACACTAGTTTGTATTACAAACAACACTCCATTTTTAATCTATCATCATTAATGATAGAAACACTTCCTCAGACGAAGAGAAAAGCCCCTCTCTGCCTTTCAAAACGCAAATGAATACCCAAGGTAGGGTGGAGTTAAAAAGGTGGGAAATAAGCCTTGTGAAGTTATATGGCAGCCGTATTTTTAAGATCAATCGACGTATGAAAAAGATAACGGGGAAATATTCCGGCGCGGCGGGCTGCTGTCAAAAGGCCATCATAAATCTGGTAATTATATCCCATCGAAGATGTAAAATGTGGTAGAATTGAGATGGCACGCGGAGGCTAGGGGCTGGGTCGCTGTCACTTTCGTAAAAGGAGGTGACGGCGTTGTCAGCAACACTAGGAACCATCTTTATGTTGGTTGCAATCGTGGGTACGGCTCTAAAAGGGTTCAAGACCTTTTTGGAGATTCGTCAAATGATGAAGACGAAGAATCATCGACGCATCAGACGAAGAAAACCCCACGCCCCTAGCAAACGGATTTGGCGGTCCCGCTAGTGGATTGGGGTTTCTGTAGCTCCATACCTCTTTAGAGGACGGCGATCCCGCCCCATCGATGAAGCGTGTCCTACAATGGCTCCAGGCTGGCACCTGGGGCTACTTGTAGTTTATGCTCAGTTTTATCTTAGCATACCCAGAGAATGTAAACAACAAACCAATCGCCTGTCTTTGTTCTTTGGCAAAGACTTTATGCTGATAATACCCTCTCAGACCTATTCATCGCCTTTCTAAGGTGTTTTATCCTCACTAAAACACATCAGGTACTCCTCTGATCCTTTTCTCCTCAAATCGTCCGGTATAATTGGAAATTATACAATTAATTAGTTGATACACCTTCTCTATCGCAGAAATACATCCTGGAAACAAAGAACCGCCGATCTTTCGAAAGATCGGCGGTTCTTTCACTCAACGATAAATTTTACTTTAGTGCCGTCCGGATAATCACTAATCTGATTCCCGACCCAGGAACCCGCACCGCGATTGTCAGAGGGGTCGATGTGGCGTACAGAAGCCCCTTCTCCCCCCTCCGCGCAAGCGGCCATGGGCCATTCATCCCTGTCATAGCCAGGTTTTGTCGGGACACCAGCCAGGGACTCCTCACGGCGCTCATCTGCCCCATCACGGTCAATTGTGCATACATTAGAATGACCGGCCGTAATAGCATCACGGATGTGAGCCCCCGTTTCTGGGTAACGATCAGTAGGAAAAACAAGGGTTTCGTCGTATTCCTCGGAATTTACTTCATATGAAACCGGTTGATCGGCCTCTAAGGCATCCAAAATTGCCTCAATCTCAGATCCGTCACATGCCGTCATCATCCCGACCATTAAAATGAGTAAGATCAATCCATATCGTTTCAGACCAATTCCCCCTTTTTCCTATGCCTTTCCATTGTGGATGCTCTACAGCTAAATACCCTGTACAAACATATACCCAACAATAAAGCCAAAAACAGCACCAAGTATCCAGATTATATTCTTCATCTTTCTCTCTCCTTCAGAGATAACGCCACTTTGAATCAGTCTTTGTTGTCTTTTGTTCCTCTACGGGTGATTTGATCTTTAATGATTCCAGTCTTGTCCGGCTCGCAATTGCCATCTCAATCCCGTTATGGCCCCGTGGGACGGTGGTTGTCTGCTGTTCCTTTGTCATCCGGCTACCTTCTTTTAGATAGTGCAAATCGCGTCCAAAATCCGTCATACGATCTCCCCCTTTTTTTGTTCCGTCATGGGTCTATATTTACAGAGGCCAAAAATGCTGCTCCTAACGCAATTGGATCGATTGATTTTTCATCAAGTTCACGCATAAAACTCCTCCCTTTTTATGAATAAAAGCCAACCGTCACGGCTGGCTTTTTAGAAACGATCAACCCCGTTTATCACGCAAACCACGAAGATCAAAAGGGTTTCATATGTATCTCACCTCCTTCAGTGGTTTTGTGAGAATCAAACACGTCCACGACGACCACGGCTCGGTCCAGGCCCAGAAGAACCACGAATACCGCGCAGATTGAAAGGTTTCATATGTATTCACCACCTTTGAAGCTTTAACTGTTAATTACATCTCCAATTATATTGACATCAAAAATTGATGTCAATATAATTTTGTCATTTTTCGGCTATGTGTTTTCAGTGATATACTCAAAGCTAGAAAATTTAACGGGGAAAACAGGTGAAGCCATTGGATTTCAATCATTTATTTGAACAACTTCATCAAGATAATAAACAAAAAAAACCGCAAATAACGGTTAGAATGCCAACCGAGGATATAAATAAATTAAATGAATTAACTACCAAACTTAATGTTTCACGGAATCGGTTGTTCAGTCTGTTGATCCAGTTGGCTTATCATGACTTTTCTTCATTTAGTAAGCTTGCAACAGCCATTCAAGTAAGAAAAGAACAGGATATAAGTCGGATTCCAGTTCGATTGCCTCCTTCCGATCATCAAATGATCGAATGGATGTCGGACAAACTGAACCTCTCCCAGAATGATCTAATCATCCACCTCACCCGGTTAGCACACAATGCTTATCAGTTGTATGAAAAAAACTGATCCCTTCGATTAAAGGGGTCTTTTTGTTGTCAATTGGTTTAACTACCACTTAGTGATATAATTTTGACATCAAATATTGATGTCAAAAGGTGGTTGTTAATCCGTGAGTAACAGCAAGCTTCCTTTGGGTGTTCCTGTATTGTTAATCATTAAGCTAGTTTGTTGGTTTAGTGCATCATTTTCCGGT
Protein-coding sequences here:
- a CDS encoding ParA family protein → MSHVICVANQKGGVGKTTTSIMCAYLISQFHKVLCVDMDPQSDFTEALAQEAAVVFDGETLLEAMWKKDARPYIKKVTDNLHFIPSNDHLTGIHETLYTMPKPDRYMVLKETLAPVRNEYDFILVDAAPSPDAKLANCLVASDYVLVMFKPANFCDHALDRFFESVETAQEEANPDLKVIGILPTMVGAQRNDVQAYMHTVKKEYGDLVLQTQIRYLAAHERFTIGGFLNNPETQKSAEPYSEVVMELMDRIGVKVNG
- a CDS encoding helix-turn-helix domain-containing protein, producing the protein MNYYTPEEVAEKLKIKNTETIRRYLRRGKLRGAKLGKHWRISEKQLEEFFERQSEESQTIAGKN
- a CDS encoding NucA/NucB deoxyribonuclease domain-containing protein, whose protein sequence is MVGMMTACDGSEIEAILDALEADQPVSYEVNSEEYDETLVFPTDRYPETGAHIRDAITAGHSNVCTIDRDGADERREESLAGVPTKPGYDRDEWPMAACAEGGEGASVRHIDPSDNRGAGSWVGNQISDYPDGTKVKFIVE